The DNA sequence GCTGTTCTTCGGCACGGTGTGGTTGGACTGGGGCGGCCGCCAGGCGGTGCTCTGGGATCTTTCCGAAAGCAAATTCCACATCTTTGGCGCGACCTTCTGGCCCCAGGATTTCATCTTGCTCTCGGCGCTGTTGATCATCGCCGCCTTCGGTCTGTTTGCGATCACCGTGTTCGCCGGCCGTGTGTGGTGCGGCTACACCTGCCCACAGAGCTCCTGGACCTGGATTTTCATGTGGTGCGAGAAAATCACCGAAGGTGAACGCAACCAGCGGATCAAGTTGCAAGCAGCGCCGTGGGGCTTGAACAAACTGCTGCGCCGCTCGGCCAAGCACACGCTGTGGCTGGCCATCAGCCTGCTCACCGGCCTGACCTTCGTCGGTTACTTCACGCCTATCCGCCCCCTGGCCGAAGAGTTGCTGACCCTGCAAATGGCCGGCGTCAGTCTGTTCTGGGTGCTGTTTTTCACCGCCGCCACCTACCTCAACGCTGGCTGGTTGCGTGAAGCGGTGTGCATGCACATGTGCCCCTACGCAAGGTTCCAGAGCGTGATGTTCGACAAGGACACGCTGACCATTTCCTACGACGCAGCCCGTGGCGAAATCCGTGGCCCGCGCAAACGCGAAGTGAACCCCGCCAATGTCGGCCTCGGCGATTGCATCGACTGTCAGATGTGCGTGCAAGTCTGCCCCACCGGCATCGACATTCGCGACGGCCTGCAAATGGAATGCATCGGCTGCGCAGCGTGCATCGATGCCTGCGACTCGATCATGGACAAAATGGGCTATGCCCGCGGGCTGATCAAATACACCTCCGAGCATCAACTGCAAGGCGGCAAGACTCACCTGCTGCGGCCCCGACTGATCGGCTATACCGCCGTGCTGCTGGTGATGATCGGCGCACTGGCCATCGCGCTGGCAGAGCGGCCCATGGTGTCCCTGGACGTCAGCAAGGACCGCGGCCTGTTCCGCGAAAACAGCGCAGGTCAGATCGAGAACATCTACAGCCTGAAAATCATCAACAAGACCCAGCAACGCCAGGACTATCAGTTGTCCCTGGTGGACGGTGACGGTTTCGTCCTGCAAGGCAAGACACAACTGAGCCTGGCACCGGGGGAAATCGTCGATGTGCCGGTGTCGGTGGCGATGCTCAGCGAACGGCCCCGCAGTGGCTCCCAGGAAATGACCTTCAAGGTGACCGACAGCGATGAGCCCGGCATCTACAGCCTGGGCAAGAGCCGTTTTGTCGCACCGATGAATCGGTGAAGCTTTAAGATGCCGGGCGCCGAGTGCATCTCACGCGGCTCCCGCCGAACCGTTCAAGACTGGGCCCGCCATGAAACGCTACGAGAAATTCGCCGACGACATCGCTGAACTGATCCGCTCCGGCATGCTGGGGCCGGGCCAACGCGTGCCGTCGGTGCGTTATGCCAGCCAGACCTACGGCGTCAGCCCGTCCACTGTGTTCCAGGCGTATTACCTGCTGGAGCGACGCGGACTGATCCGCGCCCGGCCGCGTTCGGGCTACTTCGTCAACAC is a window from the Pseudomonas brassicacearum genome containing:
- the ccoG gene encoding cytochrome c oxidase accessory protein CcoG, producing MSDRIPVQLIQTFEPAPSKIKARTTDNLIHTRSFTGMFRNLRISGAGVLFLLFFGTVWLDWGGRQAVLWDLSESKFHIFGATFWPQDFILLSALLIIAAFGLFAITVFAGRVWCGYTCPQSSWTWIFMWCEKITEGERNQRIKLQAAPWGLNKLLRRSAKHTLWLAISLLTGLTFVGYFTPIRPLAEELLTLQMAGVSLFWVLFFTAATYLNAGWLREAVCMHMCPYARFQSVMFDKDTLTISYDAARGEIRGPRKREVNPANVGLGDCIDCQMCVQVCPTGIDIRDGLQMECIGCAACIDACDSIMDKMGYARGLIKYTSEHQLQGGKTHLLRPRLIGYTAVLLVMIGALAIALAERPMVSLDVSKDRGLFRENSAGQIENIYSLKIINKTQQRQDYQLSLVDGDGFVLQGKTQLSLAPGEIVDVPVSVAMLSERPRSGSQEMTFKVTDSDEPGIYSLGKSRFVAPMNR